The following are encoded together in the Methanosarcina flavescens genome:
- a CDS encoding rhodanese-like domain-containing protein, producing MDTVSKLNSRPLKIYFQRDGESKGITPVITAHDNFQYNLKLLETESVGDKEIVVTCPSGVQAMIAARILTREGAGKTKIPNDRKLTGGKKKPEKSRRDFTGKRIQKT from the coding sequence ATGGATACTGTTAGCAAGTTAAATTCGCGTCCCTTAAAAATCTACTTTCAGAGGGATGGGGAATCAAAAGGTATAACACCTGTAATTACGGCTCATGATAATTTTCAGTATAATTTAAAATTACTGGAAACTGAAAGCGTGGGAGACAAAGAAATTGTGGTTACATGCCCTTCAGGCGTGCAGGCAATGATAGCTGCCAGAATACTGACCAGGGAAGGTGCAGGGAAAACCAAAATTCCTAACGACAGAAAGCTCACTGGCGGGAAGAAGAAACCTGAGAAAAGCCGGAGGGATTTTACTGGGAAAAGAATACAGAAAACCTAA
- a CDS encoding 4'-phosphopantetheinyl transferase family protein, whose amino-acid sequence MSPSLVSLDEIPHLWQHSDVLIFLVDLNDYDTLNTGYLSSIELESLARLKTSHFKRRYIISRTVLKRILCNVTGESSASGISTYKDGDGRVCILNNSEPYICISYTESVVALAISKVEVGIDIELEKRLALKSNLKNLSMKLLSTDETISDTDLLKIWTLKEAYSKFSNNKMHLIFNKKLDLSSVNYRTFILNEKYILSVITNSKSHIIDINCLHRIDFN is encoded by the coding sequence ATGTCACCATCCCTCGTTTCCCTCGATGAAATTCCTCACCTGTGGCAACATAGCGATGTTCTTATTTTTCTTGTTGACCTGAATGATTATGACACCCTCAATACAGGTTATCTCAGCAGTATAGAATTGGAATCCCTTGCGAGATTAAAGACTAGTCATTTTAAGAGAAGGTACATTATCTCCAGAACAGTTTTAAAACGAATTCTATGCAATGTTACTGGTGAAAGTTCTGCTTCAGGAATATCTACATATAAAGACGGGGATGGAAGAGTTTGCATCCTTAATAACAGTGAGCCGTACATTTGTATCTCATACACCGAAAGTGTTGTAGCCCTTGCTATCTCAAAAGTCGAGGTCGGCATTGACATTGAGCTTGAGAAAAGATTGGCTCTTAAAAGTAATTTGAAAAATCTGAGCATGAAACTCTTATCTACGGACGAGACAATAAGTGATACCGATCTTTTAAAAATATGGACTTTGAAAGAAGCTTATTCCAAGTTTTCAAATAATAAAATGCATCTTATTTTCAATAAAAAACTGGATCTCAGCAGTGTCAACTATCGGACTTTTATTTTAAATGAAAAATATATATTATCTGTTATAACCAACTCAAAATCGCATATTATCGATATAAATTGCCTTCATAGAATCGACTTTAACTGA
- the uppS gene encoding polyprenyl diphosphate synthase encodes MRDRIFSIFYREYEKRLEIDILNSEIPHHVAVIMDGNRRYAGQLGKTRSYGHVMGAEVTEKVIEWCYGIGIKQLTLYAFSTENFQRSEEEVDGLFNLINEKFLKIYSDPRTHEKEMQVRVIGDRSKLPAFLNESIEKTEKATENYRKFHLNVAIAYGGRQDIIQAVRDIAGCISNGKLSLEEVDENLISKHLYPAQGVSVPNVDLIIRTGGDERISNFLPWQANGSECAAYFCAPFWPEFRKIDLLRSIRIYQARKAERKQEQSCRALKVVNFLKIGNCGEKFEGIGQLQSVKRQGIS; translated from the coding sequence TTGAGAGACCGCATCTTCAGTATATTTTATCGTGAATATGAGAAAAGACTCGAGATAGACATTCTGAACTCAGAAATTCCACATCATGTAGCCGTGATTATGGATGGAAACCGGAGGTATGCGGGACAGCTGGGAAAGACCCGGAGTTACGGGCATGTAATGGGGGCAGAAGTTACTGAAAAGGTGATTGAGTGGTGCTATGGGATAGGAATAAAGCAGCTTACTCTTTACGCCTTCTCTACGGAAAATTTTCAACGCTCAGAAGAGGAAGTTGACGGTCTCTTCAACCTTATCAATGAAAAGTTCCTGAAAATCTACTCTGACCCAAGAACACATGAGAAAGAGATGCAGGTCCGCGTCATAGGAGACAGGTCAAAACTACCTGCTTTTCTTAATGAGTCGATTGAAAAAACAGAAAAAGCTACGGAGAATTACAGGAAATTTCACCTTAACGTTGCTATTGCCTACGGAGGCAGGCAGGATATAATTCAAGCAGTCCGTGATATTGCAGGTTGTATTTCCAATGGGAAACTCTCCCTTGAGGAGGTAGATGAGAATCTTATTTCAAAACATCTTTACCCAGCCCAGGGAGTTTCTGTTCCGAACGTTGACCTTATTATCCGAACTGGAGGAGACGAAAGGATTTCAAATTTTCTTCCCTGGCAGGCTAATGGGAGTGAATGTGCCGCTTATTTCTGTGCCCCTTTCTGGCCGGAATTTCGAAAAATCGATCTTCTGCGCTCTATTCGGATATATCAGGCCAGAAAAGCTGAAAGAAAACAGGAACAATCATGCAGGGCCTTAAAAGTTGTAAATTTTCTGAAAATTGGAAACTGTGGGGAAAAATTTGAAGGTATAGGGCAGCTCCAATCAGTAAAAAGGCAGGGGATTTCCTGA
- a CDS encoding DUF2551 domain-containing protein: MIKYLGRDESGIRKVVLNLFLTGDKFTTGEVYDYLDKGNFEVSYRGVSAMVGLMNTRLGILSINVSGDHNVYSLKENYKNIVGSVLENY, encoded by the coding sequence TTGATAAAGTATCTCGGCAGGGATGAAAGCGGGATACGCAAGGTTGTGCTCAATCTCTTCCTAACCGGAGACAAGTTCACCACCGGTGAAGTTTACGATTACCTGGATAAAGGGAATTTTGAGGTAAGCTACCGAGGAGTCTCGGCTATGGTCGGGCTTATGAACACAAGGCTCGGGATCCTGAGCATAAATGTCTCCGGAGATCACAACGTATATTCCCTTAAAGAAAACTACAAAAACATTGTCGGCTCTGTGCTTGAAAACTACTGA